One genomic segment of Mastomys coucha isolate ucsf_1 unplaced genomic scaffold, UCSF_Mcou_1 pScaffold22, whole genome shotgun sequence includes these proteins:
- the Dynlrb2 gene encoding dynein light chain roadblock-type 2 isoform X1 — MTEVEETLKRIQSHKGVIGTMVVNAEGIPIRTTLDNSTTVQYAGLLHQLTMKAKSTVRDIDPQNDLTFLRIRSKKHEIMVAPVIKMDAGNTARGLCE; from the exons ACAGAAGTGGAGGAAACCCTCAAAAGAATCCAGAGCCACAAAGGGGTCATTGGAACGATGGTGGTCAATGCAGAAG GCATTCCAATCCGAACAACCCTGGACAACTCCACAACGGTTCAGTATGCAGGTCTTCTCCACCAGCTGACCATGAAAGCCAAGAGCACAGTCAGGGACATTGACCCCCAGAACGACTTGACTTTTCTTAGGATCAGATCGAAGAAACACGAAATCATGGTAGCCCCAG TTATCAAAATGGATGCGGGAAACACAGCACGTGGACTTTGTGAATAG
- the Dynlrb2 gene encoding dynein light chain roadblock-type 2 isoform X2 → MTEVEETLKRIQSHKGVIGTMVVNAEGIPIRTTLDNSTTVQYAGLLHQLTMKAKSTVRDIDPQNDLTFLRIRSKKHEIMVAPDKEYLLIVIQNPCE, encoded by the exons ACAGAAGTGGAGGAAACCCTCAAAAGAATCCAGAGCCACAAAGGGGTCATTGGAACGATGGTGGTCAATGCAGAAG GCATTCCAATCCGAACAACCCTGGACAACTCCACAACGGTTCAGTATGCAGGTCTTCTCCACCAGCTGACCATGAAAGCCAAGAGCACAGTCAGGGACATTGACCCCCAGAACGACTTGACTTTTCTTAGGATCAGATCGAAGAAACACGAAATCATGGTAGCCCCAG ATAAGGAATATCTTCTGATTGTCATTCAGAATCCATGTGAGTAG